One region of Miscanthus floridulus cultivar M001 chromosome 19, ASM1932011v1, whole genome shotgun sequence genomic DNA includes:
- the LOC136529947 gene encoding uncharacterized protein, with amino-acid sequence MASSSPARRLYYLLLLVLLLLATLSSPSVRASSERRRRRVDDKPALPPAVVPVPGRARRQFHVAPTMGPIRARRSRARGGGNGAWTFSAMLPRGFVPPSGSSACHNDMPDTAADAQFFACSGAGTP; translated from the coding sequence ATGGCTTCGTCATCCCCAGCGCGGCGGCTCTATTACCTTCTCCTGCtggttctcctcctcctcgccacACTCTCCTCGCCGTCCGTCCGCGCTTCctcggagcgccgccgccgccgcgtggaCGACAAGCCGGCGTTGCCACCCGCCGTGGTCCCAGTCCCAGGGCGCGCGCGGCGGCAGTTCCACGTGGCGCCAACAATGGGGCCGATCAGGGCACGGAGGAGCAGGGCGCGCGGCGGGGGCAACGGCGCGTGGACGTTCTCGGCAATGCTGCCCCGGGGGTTCGTGCCGCCGTCGGGCTCGTCCGCGTGCCACAACGACATGCCGGACACCGCCGCCGACGCCCAGTTCTTCGCCTGCAGCGGCGCCGGGACGCCGTGA